The genome window aataaaatatatttatgcaCTATAATTCTGGGCCATTGATCTAGGGCAACATCCAAATGAAGGCAACGCAGCCAATCTCAGATTCACATTTCATcttgagtttttcttcttctctctacgACTCTGCTCGTCTGCCACGATTCTCCAATCTCCACCTAGTCTAGTTCAGCTCTTGCACCGTCGGGCGTCGGGCATCGCACGACTCTCCAGCAGTCCAGCTTTTGCATCGTCGGTCGTCTCACGCTGCCTCCCCAAATCCCCTGCTTCACCGCTAGTCCACTGCATGACCCAAGGTATAAACTTCGCATCACCTTAGTCTTCTCGGGATGTTAGTATTTCTGTGTTTAGATGGGTCGATAAGTGACGTAGGTGCGATAGCATATCACTTCTATTTGGCATGGGATCTTAACAAGAAGACTTGATTGATACCGCAAGCTTTAGTTACCTTATTTATTTTACCTATCAAtcaatttatataattatatgttgTTATGCGTGTTAGTGGAGGCAACTATTGATTGAATAAACACAAACAGAGAATTTATTCTCTACACCTGCACGGTAGTTATTTGATCTCATTCTCAGGTTATCAATGGCTAATAATCATGGTCAATCTGAAGCGAATACAATAACTTCTCCATCTCTTGTCAGTCCCGTGCCTAGTATCAATGAAATGAATAACAACTTGCACACTTCTAGCACTGCATCTACCCCTGCAGTAGGATCAACTCAGCAACAACCAGATTCAGATGGAAatttaaagggaaaaagaaaggcAATTAAGGAGAGGAGTGAAGTATGGGAACACTTCACAAGGGatatagaaaaacaaaagagtaCTTGCAATCACTGTAAAAAGGTACACTGTCCAGACTAAAAAATGATTTACTGTTGAATGTTGATGAGAATTGATATCATATTTTTGTTCTAACAAATTTGGCCAATCCATGAAAACAGGTTTTTTGTTCAGATTCAAAAGCGAATGGAACAAGCTCGTTGAAGTACCACCTCAAGTCATGTATGAAGTTTTCAAATGCTAGTGATCCTCGACAACAAGAACTGCATTTTCAACATGCTGATGGCAGACATGGTGAGGGGAACTTAGTGCCTTGGAAATTTGATCAACAAGCAATAAGAATGGCAATTGCGCGAATGGTAATTATTGACGAGCTACCTTTTAAATTTGTTGATGGCGAAGGATTTAAGCAATTTATGAATATTGCTTGTCCTAGATTTATTATGCCTTCTCGTTGGACAACTGCTAGGGACATTATTGAATGCCATGATAGTGAGAAATTAAAGTTGAAATGAAGAAGGTTTGTGAATGTTTTATTTGCACTGAAGTTTGTGATGACAAAGGCATTGTGGGGGAGGATCCAATGAGCCATCTAATGCCATATCAATATTTGGCTTACTGCTTTGAattgtatttgttttgtatGGAGTTTATGGActatctttatttttcatattttgtggtTGTCATGTTATATATGTCATATTTTGGGCTTTGACCCAAAATATAAGGCTTTTGTGCTTTCTCTTTGGGTTTTGCCTTTGGcccaaaatatttgaaattaaccgaaccgaccgaaatCTAAACTGAAATTTTAGGTTAAACGAACCGATGGTTAACTCTCAAAAAAATACTGGTTTGGTTAGATGGTTAAAATTAATCGAAAAAATTTGATTAGGTTAAAAACATGATaataaccgaaccgaccgaccgatgcacacccctagccgataaggctatccaacaccgtaaccaccacaccaactcccataatccagcaaccataaatcacccctggacccaccctaatccccgtagggtgtctcccagtccaggtccacaccgaaactggatgaggatcgggtatcccgatagcatagcctacaccaaagggcgtcccctgtgatgcaccccatctcagatgtacatatatcatccatcagtaatccatatctgatcatttgggctcctatatgggcccacaatccacatccacatccatatccaacaccacatccacatccacatccacatccacatccacatccaacacctccaataaccactcacagaaacataccaacaatgatatataacagggaatataaatcagcttgtaaacaggtcgtatttcaaCCCCAGAAACCGACAAAATCATAACATcatcagagtccgtaaaatcggaactctaaagtcacatgcaagagtaaggaaacccctacctcgatagcgGTACACAAAATAATTAACCGTCTACAGCCTGAAGTCCAACTCCTCGATCACCTATACCAATATATCGGTTTCATACTGGTTAATAATCAATCACAATTTGTAGAAATCCAAATTATCCTTTTACCCTTGAAAATGAACTTGCCATTTTTCCCTTGGAGGTGAAATTACCATTTTTCCCTTTTATcaatattaccaaattacccttgattaaaattataaaaatatcactaacatatttcattgagttgcatgcatgcaacccgATCACCAACTCGGTCACTATTCATACTATTCATTCGACAACCACCAATGGCACCACCGTGGGTATGGTTGTGATTGTATCATTGTTGTGATTATTATGGTTGTGATTCTGCGATCCATCATCAACCGTACAAACTGGTATGACGAGTTTCagtaaacttatttaaataaatacaTTTTTATAAATCTCTATGTATTACAAATATctatataaaatattcattcattcattcaattcaattaatattatatgattaaattaatgaaaaaaaactatattctgGTTTCGGATTATACCTCCATGTATACCGTACGTATATGCGTATTTACGACGAAATTGCCAAGATGCTCCAACGCTATCCGTATGGATCCAAAAACATCGCCAACACGGTTAGAACAACGAAACAAGTTAGAATACAACTTCGGGGTCGCCGGAAAATAAAATTCCAGCCGGGTCAAAAACCAGGTTAAACTCGAATCTCCGACATCCGGAGGTTGTTTTGGCCGGAAGTTGGTTGGGAATTGTAGCCCTCAATCTGGTGAGTCATTTGGTACCAATGGAAGGCCAGACCGTCGCCGGAATTGGCTAGATCGGTGGTGGAAAGGGATGGCTCCTCCGCGACTTTAAGAGGCTTTTCCGACCATTTCACGTCGTCTTGTCTAACAAGGAGGGTTGGGTTTTCTTGCTCGGACCCTGGGGGTTCTTTTGGATGTAGCGGCGTCCGATTTGGTGGCCGGACGGCGAAGTTGCCATGTTCGCCGTGGAAGAGAAGTGTGACacggggagagagagaaaatggttgtatttttatatatatatttttttttcttgtctttaccCCATCATGAAACAAAAGTGGAAACACAATAATTCATTgtattgtgtatgtatatatatatcaatcccACTCTTGGTGGCTGATTTGTCCTCACCGAAAGTGggcattattttatgtttttttttttttcaactacatCACACTTTCGGTTGAGTAATTTTGTcagattatattatatatatatatatatattccaattacccaaatttcttcaaaatactaattttaacCTCTTAACAATTTGTACATTCAATTTAGCCCTTATTGAAAATTTCACTTTAATTCGTTTTAAATGTCGGGTATTACACACACACTGACAGGTTATTCCCCCCTCCTCGTATTGCTTCAACAATTACTGAAGAATCATCTTCAAAGACAAGATAATGAAACCCCAACTCACCCGCCAACTTAATTGCATGTAATGTTGTCATAGCCTCAGCTAAAATAGGCTCCATCATCGTCCTCCTCACCTTTGAACTACAAGCCAACACATCACCGCAAGCATCTCTATAAATTACTCCAAATCTCGTACGTCTGGTTGGCAAACTAATGGCTGCATCCCAATTTGCCTTAATGAAGTTTAATGTAGGAGCTCTCCAAATTTGTAAATTTGagtcaacattgctaatggaaGTTGCACTAGACAGATTACCCTCTACCACCTGAATAGACCTGTAACCCTCAGCTGTGAGAATACCTTGATGTGCTACCCTCATGGACATACTTGGTTCTACGAAGCCATAACATACGCATAGTAATAGCTAGGGTCGCCAACTCTTGGCTTCAAACAGTTTGTGCAACCTCCCTCCACAATTGAGCAAAACCACCATGATAGATAGAATTTATTTTCTATAGTTTTTATATGCTCACACTATATACATCCCTGACAATTGGGCATTCCCACAAGACATGAACTGTAGTCTCAACATCAACTCCACATATTGGGCATAATGAATTAGTACTAATATGTCTGgtgcaaaagaaaattattgggtaAAGTCTCATACACTGCACGCTATGTAAATACCTTAGTCGAAGGTGGAGTTAGCAAAGACCAAACTGATTTCCATAAGCTTCCATCATTATTATCAGCTGACCCAGAAGAAGATGTTGTGCCCCTATGACGTATTTCCATCGAATGATGATAGCCACTTTTAACAGAATAAATACCATTTGGGGTCCCAGACTAATGGAGCAAATCATTGATATGACGTGAACCCAAGGGATGTTTCAATATCATGTGAGCTATTTCTACATCATATGCATGCTCAATAAGACACATATTCCACCATCCAACATCCCAATCAATTAATACTTACCctaaatctgaatttttgaagCCCAATTCCTCCTCACATGCTGCGTAACAAATTGGTTTTGGTAACCAGTTGCTCTTCCAGATTTGGGCTGTAGAACCATTCCCTATCCTCTATCTCAAACCATCCTGTATTAATCTTCTAGCATCCAATAAAATTGCCCGTAAATAAGAAGCATCTCTCCCTTTAACAACATGTAGAAAATCAGGAACTTTGAAAATATTTCACCGTGAGAACCTTGAGGACAATGGGTTTGGGTTTGTAAGGATCCTCCACCCCTGCTTTGCAAGGAAAGCTTCGTTAAATGCTTCGAAATTTCGAAATCCCATCCCTCCAATATCCTTTGATTCACACATCTTTGACCAAGGAAGTCAACTTTTATAATTCTGCTCATTATTTTGTCTTTGAAGGTGATTCTTCAGTAATTGTTGAAGCAATACAAGGAGGGGGAATAACCTGCCAGTGTGTGGACCTGTGATTATGGAGATCTAGAGACTATTATAGAGTTTTTAAGCTGGAGTATTGTTCATATGCACCGTACAACTAATGAGTACAAGAAATGAAAGTGTGGATTGAAGACACCCCTAGCCCAATAATGTAGATTGTTCAGGTTGAGAAGGAGTCAGCTGGAGTTGTGAATGAAGATTGATATATTGATATTCTACAAGTAGCCATGCTATAGGGTTGGAGCAGCTCTATCTTTCTTTTATTAGTGCTTTGTTAAAGTTTTTGTTCATTCCACCATAATGGTAGCCCGAGTGCCCGTTGGCCTCTATTTCTATTACTCCTTTGGTGGGTACATGAAATATATATCTAATCTaagacctttcaaaaaaaatagaagggaTGAAATTGATAATGTTAAATTGGGCAGGTTTTGTtgcattttgtaaaaaaatttagattGAAAAGAATTAatgttatttcattttattggtATATTACATTACAAAATATATGGGAAGATTTGATTTCCCTAATTCGAAAAAAGGGTTGGTATACACAtttaaacaaaattcaattcataattAGATTACCATTTATATgtacggttgagattaaaagttttaaattataatcaatggttataCACTCATTTTTCTACCTATATAAACTGTCAATATAACCCAATATTTGCACACAGAAAATCAAAGATATAATCTAGTTAGTTTgtaattcaccaaaaaaaaatccttgcaaATAAATTGACTTGGATTTGTTTTGGTGAATTACTGATCTAATTAGAATTCCATTCTTTGTGAGTATAGTAGAGTCAGGTCAATAAGATTGAGCTCAATTGTGTGTGGAAATAACTTCAAAGATGAACTCTAACTGGGCAATAATCCACCAAAAATGGTTAACACATAAATTGACTTGGATTAGTTTGTGGATTGTTGAACTTATTATAATTCACTTCTATGGGGGTCAACTGAATTTTTATGTTTATCAAGACAACATGTTTTTCGTCATGACATACTTGAAAACTCTTGTCGTGAAACTCAATGAAGACAAGAGTATTTGGTATCATGATTGTATTAAATTTCTTCTTATCCTGTTTTCCTCCCCATCTACGGTGAATTCTTGCAATACTTGTTTATACGCAAGAAGAAAAGTTAATCCTCCAATTCTCCACTAGTCAATAAGTGCAAAATCATTGGACGACTAATCTCAACCcgctcaaagatgactaagaataTTTTATACTAAGGAAAATATAAGCGCAATCAAGTAAGACTGCTCAACAAATTCACagaagtaaaaccttgttatggacacTCCaaggtgttcataaattcccaatcccaattgcaaataaaaacatgaaagtatTATGCTAAGTGAATGAATTGCAGAACTGAGTCGAaagtatgtgtttatgaaagacaatttggataggcATAACTTTGTGCaggaaatcacctacaagagcaactaaaGCATCTGTCAACTTACTTGCTTATCTTGAATCAAATTAATCACTAGGTTTAGTGGGTTATAATGTGGCTATGAGACAAGATAGGAATAATTTGGATCTAGATGACAAGTCACAAGATTAGGTCTAAGACATGAGCTTCAATCTTATTGTTACTGCTTATACTTAACCTTACCACTAAAAATGGAAGAATTCAGGGTAGGTGTCTCACATAGGGTTATTTAAAGATTCAAGGCATATAATCagtcacaaatgaataggctaggctcaaaatCTCTCAATAtagtgaatccttcaatcctaaatACACAAGCAAGTGACGAATGCTAATAGTCACATTTTTCgttaatcaaatgtaatgagtGCAAAGCTTTTGAAAGAACACGCTTAAATGATTTACAATGAAGAATATCACGAAGAATCACCCAAatcccaatgtatatcaataaagaatagctcaAATAAATGAGAAGAGTAACataatctaattaattaattaaaacttttttccgtaaacatatatatagccAAGTTATCCCAATTTGTGAATGTAAATCTTATACCATTTAAGAAAATACatttttcaattcaatcaaatttgtttttatagcaaaaattgaaatttattatCTCTTGCTCACCAACGAAAAAAAGTTGAATTGCAAAAAATACTCAATTACCACACATCAGTACAACTAAAAcaatttgtaatttgtttttcattaattaacattcaaatttttttttattgccaaCAATTTATACTAATTCAATAAGGCTTAAGGTAAAGGATCAAAATGTATATTTACCTACAACAGTTGTGGTATTGGCAATCACATAGTTACTAGTTGATCTAGCTTGGGGTCCTCTTGTCTAGATCGAGAATGTTAGAAATCCTACAACACTGAATCAACGGAGTTGCCTAGCAGTCGAATGATCGATAGAGAAAACTGTGACAATCAAattaataaggaaaaaaaaagagaaaaagagtatTTATAGTAGTAATAACAATTCGACGATTACCTTGCTCGACAACTAGTAATAATATCGAACATATTATGTTTGAGCCGCGTTTTGATTTTAGGACGTCTTTTCCTCCGCACTTTCTCTTTCATTCATAACCCTAAATAAGTCTCTATATATTTCTAGATGCATTTTTTATACTTTATATTAAAATTCTCAATCGGCTTGATTATTccaaaccgatgtgggatttcaatctttaaattttcattaaaGAGGTTGACAAGAGTTTCAACCGAGCCCCTCCTCTATTATTCATACTAATCAATTGTAAAACAACACGTGTTTTTGTATTGAACTGTTAAaaatttcatattatttttatagATATTATATGTAATTATCGATTTTGACACTCTCGATTCTCGAATGTTATTTAtatgacaaaaaataaaatcattttatTCCTAGATTTAGAAATATGTGCATGCATATACATGTATTAATAATGAAAATTGAGACTTCAAATGTTTTAACGTTAGAATCTATGAATATCTACTAAATATAAAAGTTTCTTAATACATCTATGAATATCTACTAAATATAAAAGTTTCTTAATACATCAGCGGGTATGAGGGAGATGGGATTCGAATGTTGCACCTCTCTTCTGCTGTTGGTGGATCTTAACAACTCAGTCGAGTGGGGAATCTAAAGTTTAATGTTATGACATATAAATTTTGTGCTTGTATTAGCACTATTCTATGTTGGACATGAGAATCTACCGATTATGGCCTTTAAAGATAGGAGTGTAGGTGTTTGATGTGATGATGTGTGTTTTCAGCATCCAGACCTTGAAAGAGATGTTAAACGCACCTACACAATAGCAACCACAATTGGATAATTCAGCTCTCTCTTATGGGGATGAGGACAAGCACTCTCACTCAAGAAGCTCAATGCCAAATCCCCGAGGTGATACCTAAGATAAGATCTCTGTGGTGAGCGCCCATAGAAACCAATCCCAGAAGACTCATGGTTAGGATGTTAGTAAGCAGATCGAGGAGATGATTGACATAAAGATTGCGGCTATGCTGGATGTTGTATGGTACAGCTCGTTGGCACCTCTATCCATTGAGCTGCTGAGCACCGAGACTCCCCAATACTTCAAGGTTCCAACCTTGGAGAAATACTATGGGAAGAGCCATCCCTTTGATCATGTTATACATTTTGAATATGTGATGGAGTTTTGACACGCTACAGATGTGGCACTTTACAAGGCCTTCTCAACCTCTCTTATGGAACAATGAGGACTTGGTTTCCAAATTGCCTCGTTATAGTGTCACATGCTTCTGAAATCTATCCTAAAATTTTGTGATCCACTTTGGCAGTGTTAGGAAACCGAGGAAGACCAATTTAGCCTTATGAATATCTAGCAGCTCAGGTAATTTCTAGATGTCTCCGACCTTGAAGTCTCAATGGCTACAACGGCACTAATCCAAACTGTACGACATGAGAATTTTCAGAATTACCCCTCTAGAAGGCCTCCCAAGACATGGGTGAACTTTTGGTCAGGACAGA of Tripterygium wilfordii isolate XIE 37 chromosome 13, ASM1340144v1, whole genome shotgun sequence contains these proteins:
- the LOC120012158 gene encoding uncharacterized protein LOC120012158 isoform X2; the encoded protein is MNNNLHTSSTASTPAVGSTQQQPDSDGNLKGKRKAIKERSEVWEHFTRDIEKQKSTCNHCKKVFCSDSKANGTSSLKYHLKSCMKFSNASDPRQQELHFQHADGRHGEGNLVPWKFDQQAIRMAIARMVIIDELPFKFVDGEGFKQFMNIACPRFIMPSRWTTARDIIECHDSEKLKLK
- the LOC120012158 gene encoding uncharacterized protein LOC120012158 isoform X1, translating into MANNHGQSEANTITSPSLVSPVPSINEMNNNLHTSSTASTPAVGSTQQQPDSDGNLKGKRKAIKERSEVWEHFTRDIEKQKSTCNHCKKVFCSDSKANGTSSLKYHLKSCMKFSNASDPRQQELHFQHADGRHGEGNLVPWKFDQQAIRMAIARMVIIDELPFKFVDGEGFKQFMNIACPRFIMPSRWTTARDIIECHDSEKLKLK